GCGCCGTTGGTCGGCGCCGTCACCACGCGCCCGCCGGCGGCGTTTTCCTCGTTGACGGCCATCGCGTAGAGGTTGACCCAGTCCATGACCGACAGCGGGTCTGACAGCGTCCGCTCGGCGCGCTGGGTCAGGTTGCGGTACAGCTCCGGCGCGCGCCGCTTGACCTTGAACGGCCCGGGCAGCTCACCCTCGGTGCGGCAGCCGCGCGCCACGCATTGCTGCATGACGTCCCAGATGTGCAGCAGGCCGTCGACCACCTCGCTCTCGGTGCGCCACGTCAGCTCGTTCTCCAGCATGAGCCGCGCGATCGACTTGCCGCTGCCGTGCGCCATGTCCAGCATCGCCCGGCCGCTGCGGAACGGGTGCGGCAACTGCTTCTCGGCCGCCAGCACCTGCGTGTTCGGGGCGCCGGCCGTGACCACGAAGCCGCCGCCGACCGACAGGTAGCGCGCCTCGCGCAGCGGCGTGCCGTCCGCGTCATAGGCGTGGAACTTCATGCCGTTGGGATGCTCGGCCATCGCCTCGCGGCGGTAGAACGCCACGTGCTCGCGCTCGACGAACGGCACCGCGTGCCGGCCCAGCAGCGACAGCGTCCGGCTCGCGCGCAGCGCGGCCAGCCGGGCGTCGATGGTGTCGGGATCGACGGTGTCCGGCGCCTCGCCCATCAGCCCCAGGATCACGCCCTTGTCGGTGCCGTGTCCCTTGCCCGTGGCGCCCAGGGACCCATACAGTTCCACGCGCACGCTGGCCACCTTCGGCAGCAGGCCGTCCCGCTCCAGGCCGTGCGCGAACATCAGGGCGGCACGCATCGGGCCGACGGTATGTGAGCTCGACGGGCCGATACCCACCTTGAACAGATCGAAAACGCTGACTGCCACGGCTGACTCCAGATGCAAAGACGGCGTGCCCCATGGCACGCCGCCCGAACCGCCCGGCGGGGCGGATGCGTGACGCAGGGAACGGGTGCTCGCCGAAGGGCTTATTCCCCTTCAGCGTACTCGCTCATCGGCACGCACGAGCAGAACAGGTTGCGGTCGCCGTAGACGTTGTCGGCACGGCCAACCGGCGGCCAGTACTTCTGCGTGCGCAGCGACGCCACCGGGTACGCCGCTTCCTCGCGGGTGTACTTGTGGGTCCACTCGTTGCCCACCACCACGGCGGCCGTGTGCGGCGCGTGCCGCAGCGGGTTGTCCTCGCGGTCGAAGCTGCCGTCCTCCACGCGGGCGATCTCGCCACGGATGGCGATCATCGCGTCGATGAAGCGGTCCAGCTCGGCCAGCGCCTCGCTCTCGGTCGGCTCGATCATCAGCGTGCCCGGCACCGGGAAGCTCATGGTCGGCGCGTGGAAGCCGTAGTCCATCAGCCGCTTGGCCACGTCCTCGTTGGTGATGCCAGTGCTCTTCTGCAGCGGCCGCAGGTCCAGGATGCACTCGTGCGCCACCAGCCCGCCCTGGCCCGCGTACAGCACCGGGTAGTGCGGCGACAGGCGCCGGGCGACGTAGTTGGCCGTCAGGATCGCGTTCTCGGTGGCCGCGGTCAGGCCGGCCGAGCCCATCATCGCGATGTACATCCACGAGATCGGCAGGATGCTGGCCGAGCCGAACGGCGCGGCCGAGATGCCGCCGATGCCGTTGTCGTCGCGGCGATAGCCCACGCTGTCCTGGTTGGGCAGGAAGTCCGCCAGGTGCGGGCCCACCGCCACCGGGCCCACGCCCGGGCCGCCGCCGCCGTGCGGGATGCAGAAGGTCTTGTGCAGGTTCAGGTGCGACACGTCGCCGCCGAACTGGCCCGGCGCGGCCACGCCGACCATCGCGTTCATGTTGGCGCCGTCCACGTAGACCTGGCCGCCGTGCCTGTGCACGATGTCGCAGATCTGCTGCACGCCCGGCTCGAACACGCCGTGCGTGGACGGGTACGTGATCATGATCGCCGCCAGGTTCTGGCTGTGCGCCTCGGCCTTCTTCGCCAGGTCGTCCAGGTCGACGTTGCCGTTCTCGTCGCAGGCCACCACCACGACCCGCATGCCGGCCATCTGCGCCGACGCGGGGTTCGTGCCGTGCGCCGACGACGGGATCAGGCAGATGTTCCGATGGCTCTCGCCCCGGCTGGCGTGGTAGGCCTGGATGATCAGCAGGCCGGCGTACTCGCCCTGCGACCCGGCGTTCGGCTGCAGGCTGACCGCCGCGTAGCCAGTGGCCGCGCACAGCATGGCTTCGAGCTGGTCGATCATCTCGCGGTAGCCCACGGTCTGGTCCAGCGGCGCGAACGGGTGGATGTTGCTGAACTCGGGCCACGTCACCGGGATCATCTCGCTGGTGGCGTTCAGCTTCATCGTGCAGGAGCCCAGCGGGATCATCGTGCGGTCCAGCGCCAGGTCCTTGTCGGCCAGCGAGCGCAGGTAGCGCAGCATTTCGTGCTCGGCGTGGTGCGTGTTGAACACCGGGTGCGTCAGGTAGTCGCTCTGGCGGGCCAGCGCGGCCGGAAAGCCGTCGCCCACCTGCGTCTCGATCTGGTCGAAGTCGGGCACCGGCTTGCCGTGCGCGAAGATTTCCCACAGCGTGACCACGTCCTCGCGCGACGCGGTTTCGTCCAGCGAGATGCCGATGCGCGTGGCGCCGGCATGGCGCAGGTTGATGCCGCGCTGCGTGGCCGTGGCGTGGAAGGCGTCGGTGTTGAAGCCGGTTTCGAGCGTGAGGGTGTCGAAGAACGTGGCGTTGACCGGCGGCAGGCCCAGCGCCTGCAGGCCGGCGGCCAGCGTGGCGGTCAGGCGGTGCACGCGCTGGGCAATCCGCTTCAGACCCTGCGGGCCGTGGTAGACCGCGTACATCGACGCCATCACGGCCAGGAGCGCCTGGGCGGTACAGATGTTCGACGTGGCCTTCTCGCGGCGGATGTGCTGCTCGCGCGTCTGCAGCGCCAGGCGGTACGCCCGGTTGCCCTGCGCGTCGATGGTCACGCCCACGAGCCGGCCCGGCATCGAGCGCTTGAAGTCGTCGCGCACGGCCATGTAGCCGGCGTGCGGGCCGCCAAAGCCGAGCGGCACGCCAAAGCGCTGCGAGTTGCCGACGGCCACGTCGGCGCCCCATTCGCCCGGCGCGGCGATCAGCGTCAGCGCCAGCAGGTCGGCCGCGGCCACCACCAGGCCGCCGGCGGCGTGCACGGCGTCGGCAATCGCGCGGTAGTCCGACACGTCGCCGTTGACGCCGGGGTACTGCAGCAGCACGCCGAAGGCGTGGGCGTGCGCGGCGTCGGCGGCGGGGCCGACCTTGACCTCGATGCCCATCGGCAGCGCGCGCGTGCGCACCACTTCCAGCGTCTGCGGCAGCACGTCGTCGGCCACGTAGAACGTGTTCGACGCATGCTTGTTCACGCGCTGCAGCAGCGTCATGGCCTCGGCGGCGGCCGTGCCCTCGTCCAGCATCGACGCATTGGCGATGTCCAGCCCGGTCAGGTCCGTCACCATCTGCTGGAAGTTCAGCATCGCTTCCAGACGGCCCTGGGAGATCTCGGGCTGGTACGGCGTGTAGGCCGTGTACCAGGCGGGATTCTCGAAGACGTTGCGCAGCACCACGCCCGGCGTCAGCGTGTTGTAGTAACCCTGGCCGATGAAGCTCTTGAGCACCCGGTTCTTGGCCGCCAGGCCGCGCAGGCGCGCCAGCGCGGCTTCCTCGGTCAGCGGGGCGGTGAATTCGCCCAGCGGCATGCCGTCGCGGCGGCGGATGGCGGCGGGCACCACGGCGTCGATCAGCGCGGCGCGGCTGTCGAAGCCCAGTACCTTGAGCATGTGCTGCTGTTCGGCGGAATCGGGGCCGATGTGGCGGGCGGCGAAGGCGTCGCGCGCCTCCAGTTCGGCCAGCGTGGGCCGGGCTTGGGCGGCTGCGTTCATGGGAAGCGGGGCATTCATGGCAAGGATCTCGAGGAGCGGGCGGCGCCCGGGTGGTCAGCCCGGCGCGCCGCGCGCGGCATCAAACGGGCGGGCTCAGGCGCCGACGCTGGCCTTGTAGGCGTCGGCGTCCATCAGGCCGTTCACGTCGTCGCCGTTGGCCGGCTTGATCTTGAACAGCCACGCGTCAAACGCGTTGGCGTTGACCGATTCCGGCGAGGCCGAGGCGGCGTCGTTCACGGCCACCACCTCGCCGGCCACCGGGGCGTAGATGTCGGAGGCCGCCTTCACGGACTCCACCACGGCCAGCGCGTCGCCAGCACCAACCGACTTGCCCACCTCGGGCAGTTCCAGGAAGACGATGTCGCCCAGCGCGTCCTGCGCGTGGTCGGTAATGCCGATCGTCAGCGTGCCGTCGGACTCGACGCGCACCCATTCGTGCGACTCGGTGTACTTCAGGTCAGCGGGGAAGTTCATGAGGTTCTCCGTCAATGCAGTGTGTTTCTTGTTTCAATCACCCGGCCCGCAGCAGGTTGGGCTCGACGCGGACGGGTGGAAGGGGCGACCGTTGGGTGAAGCCGGGCGATGCCTCAGCTCACGAGTGCCTTGCCATTGCGCACAAACGGCAGTTTAACCACAGTCGCGGTCAGTTTGCGGTCGCGGATCTCGACCTGGACGTCGGTGCCGGGCGCCACGTCCTTCGGCAGCCGCGCGAAGGCGATGGACTGCTGCAGGCTCGGGCTGAAGGTGCCGCTGGTGATCTCGCCGTCGCCGGCGGGCGTGACGACCTTCTGGTGCGCGCGCAGCACGCCGCCCTTGTCGCGCAGGATCAGGCCCGCGAAGGTCTGCTTATGGCCCCCGGCCACCAGGGCCGACTTGCCGACGAAGTCGCGCTCGCTCTGCAGGTCGACCGTCCAGGCCAGCCCGGCGTCCAGCGGCGAGGTGTGGATGTCCATGTCCTGGCCGTACAGGTTCATGCCGGCTTCCAGGCGCAGCGTGTCGCGCGCGCCCAGGCCGGCCGGGCGCACGCCGGCGGCGGACAGCTTTTCCCAGATGCCGGCGACGTTCTGGGCCGGCACCACCAGCTCGAAGCCGTCCTCGCCGGTGTAGCCCGTGCGGGCCACCATCAGCTCGCCCATGTCGGGGTCCTGCACCACCAGCGCGTTGAACGGCTTGAGCGCGTCGGCCGGCTGCGTGGACGGGAATGCCTGGTAGACCTTGGCGCGCGCGTTCGGGCCCTGGACGGCCACGATGGCCAGCTTGCCGGCGCCGTCCGGCGCCACGTCGCCCCGGCGCGGCGTGATCGTCACGTCGCTGCCGGTGGCCGCGTTGCGCTGCTGGATCCATTCGATGTCACCCAGCGCCGTGCTGGCGTTCACCACCAGGCGGAAATGGTCCTCGGCAAAGAAGTAGACGATCAGGTCGTCGATCACGCCGCCTTTTTCGTCGAGCATGCACGAGTAAAGCGCCTTGCCCGGGGTCTGGAGCTTGTCGACGTTGTTGGCCAGCAGGCCGCGCAGGAAGGCGCGGGTCTGGGCGCCGTGGAGATCGACCACGCACATGTGCGAGACGTCGAACATGCCGGCGTCGGCGCGCACGGCGTGGTGTTCCTCGATCTGCGAGCCGTAGTTGACCGGCATGTCCCAGCCGCCGAAGTCGACCATGCGAGCGCCGAGGGCGCGGTGGATAGCGTTGAGAGGCGTGGCCTGAAGCGTCATGGAGTTCCCTCGGGGCGGTTCGAAAACGAAAAAAGGGTCATCGCCGTGACCCGTGTCACGGCGATGACCCCTCTGTCCTCGATACCTGAGAGATTACGAAGCCTGGCGCTTGCGTGCGCCGGCGTCGTGCGCCCCTTCGGTGGACATGCTCGCCTGGCCTGTGCCGCGGCGGATGTCGCTCTCCAGAGTGCGGCATGCATCGTGTGCATGTTGCATGCCGATCCGGTCGGTCCATGGTGCCTGAGAGTTTTTGGGTAGTTCCCCTTCGGCGGCGCAGTCGCTGCGCGCTCTCCCGGCCGGATGCGCGAGAATGTACGGGACCGGTCTGCCTTTGTCAAACGCGCCGGCGGCGCCCTTGCGCGGGCACCCGGTCCCCCAGGCCGGCAAGATCAGCGGCGGTCCTTGGTCACGACGTTGCCGACCACGCCGCCGACGGCCGCGCCGCCCAGCGTGCCCAGCGCGCTGCCGTCGGTCAGCACGGCGCCGCCCAGCGCACCGGCACCCGCGCCGATGGCCGTATTACGTTGTTTCGGGGTCATGTCCGCGCAGCCGGCGAAACCTGCCAGCGTGGCACCGATCAGCACGACCTTGGAAATGGTGCGAAGCGTCTTCATGATGGGCTCCTTCTTTTCAATGGATTGTCATGGTTGCGATGGCCGTTGTCTGGTCTCCCGAGCCGGTCGCGCTTGGCGCAAAACCCGCGCGGTCGTGCACGGTAAGAGGCAATCTCCATGCCGCGGGTGCCCCCGCTTTACGATTGTTACCAGCCTGAAACGCCTCTTGTCGGACACCGCCCGACACCGGCCCGCGTGTTAACATCGACGCCTTTCGCGCCCGGCCCGCACGTGCGCCTTGCGCCATCCCGGCCGTACCCGTTTTTCCCCCTGCCCATGACCCACGGACTCAACGCCGCGCAATCCGAAGCGGTTCGCTACCTGGACGGCCCCTGCCTTGTGCTGGCGGGCGCCGGCTCGGGCAAGACGCGCGTGATCACGCAGAAGATCGCCCACCTGATCGAGGACAAGGGGTTCGAGCCGCGTCACATTGCCGCCGTCACGTTCACGAACAAGGCGGCCAAGGAGATGCAGGAGCGCATTGCCAAGCTCATGGAGGGCAAGACCACGCGCGAAGGGAAGCGCATTCCACTCAAGCAGCTCACGGTTTGTACGTTTCACTCGCTCGGCGTGCAAATTCTGCGCATGGAAGCCGAGCACGTGGGCCTGAAGCCACAGTTCTCGATCATGGATTCGGACGACTGTTTCGGGCTGGTCCAGGAACAGCTGGGCACCACCGACAAGAAGCTGATCCGCAGCGTGCAGAACGCGATCTCGCTCTGGAAGAACGGCATGGTCGACCCCGAGACCGCGCTGGCCCAGGCCGCCGATGCCGACCAGCACCAGGCCGCCATGGTCTACCGCAACTACGTGGCCACGCTGCACGCCTACCAGGCCGTGGATTTCGACGACCTGATCCGGCTGCCGGCCGAACTGTTCGCCCGCGACGAGGCCGTGCGGCTGAAGTGGCAGAACCGGCTGCGCTACTTCCTGGTCGACGAGTACCAGGACACCAACGCGTGCCAGTACCAGTTGCTCAAGCTGCTGGCCGGAGGCTCGCACCTGCGCGCGCCGGCGTTCACGGCCGTGGGCGACGACGACCAGGCCATCTACGGCTGGCGCGGCGCCACGCTGGACAACCTGCGCCTGCTGCAAACGGATTTCCCGGACCTCAAGGTCGTCAAGCTCGAACAGAACTACCGCTCGACGGTGCGCATCCTGGAAGCGGCCAACGCGGTCATCGCCAACAACCCCAAGCTGTTCGA
This sequence is a window from Cupriavidus pauculus. Protein-coding genes within it:
- a CDS encoding L-serine ammonia-lyase codes for the protein MAVSVFDLFKVGIGPSSSHTVGPMRAALMFAHGLERDGLLPKVASVRVELYGSLGATGKGHGTDKGVILGLMGEAPDTVDPDTIDARLAALRASRTLSLLGRHAVPFVEREHVAFYRREAMAEHPNGMKFHAYDADGTPLREARYLSVGGGFVVTAGAPNTQVLAAEKQLPHPFRSGRAMLDMAHGSGKSIARLMLENELTWRTESEVVDGLLHIWDVMQQCVARGCRTEGELPGPFKVKRRAPELYRNLTQRAERTLSDPLSVMDWVNLYAMAVNEENAAGGRVVTAPTNGAAGIIPAVLHYYDRFVPGANRAGVVDFLLTAGAIGLLYKLNASISGAEVGCQGEVGVACSMAAGALAAVLGGTPGQVENAAEIGMEHNLGLTCDPVGGLVQIPCIERNAMASVKAVNAARMALRGDGTHYVSLDSVIKTMRETGADMKTKYKETARGGLAVNIVEC
- the gcvT gene encoding glycine cleavage system aminomethyltransferase GcvT, producing the protein MTLQATPLNAIHRALGARMVDFGGWDMPVNYGSQIEEHHAVRADAGMFDVSHMCVVDLHGAQTRAFLRGLLANNVDKLQTPGKALYSCMLDEKGGVIDDLIVYFFAEDHFRLVVNASTALGDIEWIQQRNAATGSDVTITPRRGDVAPDGAGKLAIVAVQGPNARAKVYQAFPSTQPADALKPFNALVVQDPDMGELMVARTGYTGEDGFELVVPAQNVAGIWEKLSAAGVRPAGLGARDTLRLEAGMNLYGQDMDIHTSPLDAGLAWTVDLQSERDFVGKSALVAGGHKQTFAGLILRDKGGVLRAHQKVVTPAGDGEITSGTFSPSLQQSIAFARLPKDVAPGTDVQVEIRDRKLTATVVKLPFVRNGKALVS
- the gcvH gene encoding glycine cleavage system protein GcvH, which encodes MNFPADLKYTESHEWVRVESDGTLTIGITDHAQDALGDIVFLELPEVGKSVGAGDALAVVESVKAASDIYAPVAGEVVAVNDAASASPESVNANAFDAWLFKIKPANGDDVNGLMDADAYKASVGA
- a CDS encoding glycine zipper 2TM domain-containing protein; translation: MKTLRTISKVVLIGATLAGFAGCADMTPKQRNTAIGAGAGALGGAVLTDGSALGTLGGAAVGGVVGNVVTKDRR
- the gcvP gene encoding aminomethyl-transferring glycine dehydrogenase, whose protein sequence is MNAPLPMNAAAQARPTLAELEARDAFAARHIGPDSAEQQHMLKVLGFDSRAALIDAVVPAAIRRRDGMPLGEFTAPLTEEAALARLRGLAAKNRVLKSFIGQGYYNTLTPGVVLRNVFENPAWYTAYTPYQPEISQGRLEAMLNFQQMVTDLTGLDIANASMLDEGTAAAEAMTLLQRVNKHASNTFYVADDVLPQTLEVVRTRALPMGIEVKVGPAADAAHAHAFGVLLQYPGVNGDVSDYRAIADAVHAAGGLVVAAADLLALTLIAAPGEWGADVAVGNSQRFGVPLGFGGPHAGYMAVRDDFKRSMPGRLVGVTIDAQGNRAYRLALQTREQHIRREKATSNICTAQALLAVMASMYAVYHGPQGLKRIAQRVHRLTATLAAGLQALGLPPVNATFFDTLTLETGFNTDAFHATATQRGINLRHAGATRIGISLDETASREDVVTLWEIFAHGKPVPDFDQIETQVGDGFPAALARQSDYLTHPVFNTHHAEHEMLRYLRSLADKDLALDRTMIPLGSCTMKLNATSEMIPVTWPEFSNIHPFAPLDQTVGYREMIDQLEAMLCAATGYAAVSLQPNAGSQGEYAGLLIIQAYHASRGESHRNICLIPSSAHGTNPASAQMAGMRVVVVACDENGNVDLDDLAKKAEAHSQNLAAIMITYPSTHGVFEPGVQQICDIVHRHGGQVYVDGANMNAMVGVAAPGQFGGDVSHLNLHKTFCIPHGGGGPGVGPVAVGPHLADFLPNQDSVGYRRDDNGIGGISAAPFGSASILPISWMYIAMMGSAGLTAATENAILTANYVARRLSPHYPVLYAGQGGLVAHECILDLRPLQKSTGITNEDVAKRLMDYGFHAPTMSFPVPGTLMIEPTESEALAELDRFIDAMIAIRGEIARVEDGSFDREDNPLRHAPHTAAVVVGNEWTHKYTREEAAYPVASLRTQKYWPPVGRADNVYGDRNLFCSCVPMSEYAEGE